The genomic segment CGGCTGCACGTCAAAGACAACCTTCGGGGGTTGCTCGTAGGCCGACTGCACCCGCTCACTCACTCCGGCAGCCTTCGCGGCTCTCTGCACAGTCGGGGGCGGGGCGTACACGACCACGCGGTTACGGCTGGTGTTGATCCGCACCGTCAGGTTCGGGGAGTGCTTCTTCAAGACCTGCGCCGCCTGAACGAGCTGCACGCCGCTGAACCGGGCAGGGTGGTACCCCCGGCTCACCCCCACGCCAGGCTGAAACCGCGTCTTCCAGAACCTGTCTCCGCGCAGGAAGCCCCGCGCTTTCTCCTCCTGATTCACGTCTGTGAGCGCCGGAACGAGATACTTTCCACCGTCTACCCACACGTAGGCCAGCCCCGCGAATCCTGGGACGGCCCGCGTAGCCCGCTCCAGTTCCGGCCACTGCGTGGGCGTCAGCTCGTCCGTCTGCGCGGACTGCGCTCCGGCACTCCCGACCAGCAGAGCGGAGGCGGCCAGGAGAAGAGCCGTGTGGCGGGTCATGGCTCACGTTATCGCCGCAACATGACCCACGCATGACCCTCTGTCCTTCCTGCCCGCTTCGGGGTGGCATACTTCCCCCCGTGCTGAAGTCCCCCTACCACGGCGGCCACCTCGAAGTCATCGTCGGACCGATGTTCAGCGGCAAGAGCGAGGAACTGATCCGGCGGGTGACGCGGGCGGTGATCGCCCGGCAGCGGGTGGCGGTGTTCAAGCCCGCGCTGGACAGCCGCTACCACGCGGCGCACGTCGCCAGCCACGCGGGCCGCAGCCTGGAGGCGGTCGCGGTGCCCGGCGCGGCGGCGATCCGCGCCCACCTGCTGGGCGAGGGCGAGCTGCTCTCCGACCCCGCGCTGACCCTGCCCGACGTGGTGGGCATCGACGAGGCGCAGTTTTTCGGGCCGGAACTCGGGCCGCTGGTGCTGGACCTCGCGGGCCGCGGGGTGCGGGTGATTCTGGCGGGGCTGGACCTCGACTTCCGGGCCGAGCCCTTCGGCTGTATGCCTGACCTGCTCGCGCGTGCCGAGAGCGTGGAGAAGCTCACCGCCATCTGCACGGTGTGCGGCGCTCCCGCGACCCGTTCGCAGCGCCTGATTGCCGGAGAGCCTGCCCGTTACGACGACCCGGTGGTGCTCGTGGGCGCCCAGGAAGCCTACGAGGCCCGCTGCCGGGTTCATCACACCGTGCGGCCGACGGGTACGCCTCCAGCCGCCCGGAGTGAGGGGGGAGTGCGGGGAGGCTGAGAATTTCCCCTCTTGGGCCAAGTTTGGCTAAAGTTCAGTCAGCCAACTGAAGGCACAGGGGCCACGGCAACCCGCACAATGGGGAAACAGGACAAGTTGCCCGTCCGCCCCCATCGTCGGCCTCTGGAGGGCATACATGACCCAACCCGGTTCCCACCCCGCCGACCCGCTGGCCTGGGACTACACGGCGAGGACGCAGCGGCGGATGTTCGGGCAACTGGCCTGGGTGGGCACGCTGGCCTGTCTGGGTACGCTGGCCTTTCAGTGGCCCACCCCCACCCCCCGTGACCTGATCGCGCTGCCGCTGCTCGCGGCGCTGCTGCTGGGCTTGCTGTTTGGGGTGCGGCGCGGGTGGCTGAGGCTGATTCCGGCCGCGCGGGCGGCGCTGCTGGGGCTCACGCTCTATTTTCTGGTGGGGCTGTGGCCCTGGCCGGGCAGCGGGGGCGGGCACCTCTCGCTGCTGAGCGAAAGCACCTACTGGTTCCCGGTGCTGTACGCCGGGGCCTTTTTGCTGTTCGCCCCGCGTGAAGCGCTGCGGTGGTCGGCGGTGACGTACCTGCTGGCCCTGGCGGTGTGCCTCTACCGCCTCTTCTGGGGACCGGAGGCCCGCAGCGTGGACCTCGCGGCGTCGATCATGCAGTTTCAGATTGTCGGCCTGATCATGATCCTGATGCAGGCGACTTTCGGGGCGCAGCGCGGACAACTGCTCGCAGCGCGGCAGGCGGCGCGGCAAGACCCCCTGACCGGCCTGGCCAACCGCCGGGCGGGGGAGGAACGGCTGGCCGAACTCGCGCACGCCGGGCGGCCCTTCACACTGGTGGTGTTCGACCTCGACCACTTCAAGGCCGTGAACGACACCCACGGGCACGCCGTAGGAGACTGGGTCTTGCAGATGACGGCCCGGCTCTCGCGCGAACTGCTGCCCCCCGGCGGTGTGGCGACCCGCTGGGGCGGCGAGGAATTCCTGCTGATCCTGCCGCCGCTGGAGCCGGGAGCGCTGCGGACCCTGCTCGACGCCCTGCGGGCACGGCTGGCCCGCGAGCACGTGGGAGGGGTCAGGGGGGTCACGGCGTCCTTCGGCGTGGCGGTCTCCGCGCCGGGTGAACCGCCGGAGCGGGTGGTGTCCCGTGCCGACGCCGCCATGTACGCGGCCAAAGCCCGTGGGCGCGACGGCGTGCAGCACGCGGAGCGCTCCGCCGTGGGCGGGTCCACGGCGGGTCAGGACCCTTGACTCCCGCCCCCGTTCCGCTACGCCGAGCCGCGCACGACCAGCCGGGGTTCGAAACGCCGGGCGCGGGCCGGTCCACGGTAGCCGCCCAGCCGCCCCAGCAGCAGCCCGGCGGCCTCGAAGCCCATCGCCTCGACGGGCTGGTGCAGGGTCGTAAGGTCCCGGCCCGCCGCCCATGGCTGGTCGTCGAAGCCGATCACCCGCACGTCCTCGCCGATTTTCAGGCCCCGCGCGTGCGCCTCGTCGAGCAGGGCGCCCGCCAGCAGGTCGGCGGAAGCAAAGACTGTGCAGGGGAGCGCCGCCGCGTCGAGCAGGGTGGCGGCCACCGTCCGGGCCGCGAGAGGATCGAAGCTGGCGGTGAACTCGCCGCACAGGGGCCGCCCCGCCGCCGTGAGGGCCTCCAGAAATCCGCTGCGGCGGTCCTCGAAGACGCGGGTGGTGAAGAGCTGGTCGAGTTCGGTCTCGACCCAGACGGCGTACAAGTCGCCCGGCAGGCCCGCCGCGTACTCCCCGGCGAGGCGACCGCCCGTCACGTTGTCCATGTAGGCGCAGTCCACCCCCTCGGCGTAGGCGTCGACCAGCACCGTGGGCTGCCCGGTGCGGACCCGCCGCTCGGCCAAGAGCGAGGTGAGGTTGTAGGTCGCCATCACCAGCCCGTCGGCCTGGTACGCCAGCGTGTGCGACCCCAGATAGCGTTCCAGCCGCGAACGGTCGAGCAGCGGAAAGATCGCCACGTCGTAGCGGGCGGCCTGAAAAGCACTCTCCAGCCCGTCGAGCAGCCGCACATAGAACTCGGTGGTCACGACGGGCAGCAGCACGCTGATGGTGTAGCTCTTGCCGCCCGCGATGCGGCGGGCGTGCGGGTTGGGCGTGTAGTCGAGGTCGGCAATGGCCCGCAGCACGCCCTCGCGGGTGGCGCCGCGCACCGACGGGTGGTTGTTCAGCACGCGCGACACGGTGCCGACCCCCACCCCGGCCCGGCGGGCCACATCCTGAATCGTGGGTTTGCGCGTCACGTCAAGGCCCACCATAGCGCAGCGTGCCGCCGCTGCCCCGCCCGCCCAGTCCCATGAACCGGAGCCAGGGGACGGGGACAAAGGGCCGACTCCCCCCACCCTAGACTGCGGCCATTGCTGGCCCCCCGCTTCCTCCCGCGCCCTTTTTCGGAGGCCCCCCACCCCCATGTCCAGACCCACCCCCCTGCTCCTCTCCCTGGCGCTCGCCGCCGTCGTGATTCCCGCCGCCGCGATTCGCAGTCAGGCGGGGCAGCCCTCGTCTCCGGTGGCCCACTCCACCCATGTGGCGCCGACTTCTTCCTCTCCCTCAACCGGGCGGCTGCCCCTGACCGTGCAGGGGGCCAGCGTGATCGCCGTGCCACCCGGCGCGACCGAGACGAGCGCGGGCATGACCCTGCGGAACCCCGGCAAGACCCCGGTGGTGCTCACATCGGCCCGCAGCTCTGCCGCCGGACACGTCATGCTGATGACCACCCGGCGCGACGCGCAGGGGCGGGTCGGCATGAGCGCCGTGAAGAGTCTGACCGTTCCGGCGGGCGGGCAACTCGCCTTGAAGCCGGGCGGTGACCACCTGATGCTGATGGACCTGAAGCGGCCGCTCAAGCCCGGCGAGCGTGTTCCGCTGGTGCTCGTCGCGCGGGACGGCCGCACCCTGACCGTCTCCGCCACCGTCCGCCTGCCCTGACCCCCTGAGGACCCTGCCCATGACTGACTCCACCCCACTGCCCGCTGCCCCCCGCCCGCGTCCCTGGTACCTCTCGGCGCTGCTGGCGGCCTTGGCGGTGGCGCTGGTGCTGGGGGGCGCGTGGGTGTACGCCCGCGTGCAGAGTCCCTTTCCCTACTACGGCACGGCCTACACGCCTCCGGTGGCGGCGGCGTCCTTCCGGGGCACCGACCAGAACGGGCAGCCCTGGACCTTCACGCCCGGTGGGTCGGGCCGGGCGACCGCCCTCTTCTTCGGCTTCACCCACTGCCCCAACATCTGCCCGCTGACCCTGGCGTACCTGGAACGGGCGCGGCAGGCGCTCCCCGCCGACCAGCGTGACGGGGTGGACGTGATCCTCGTGAGCGTGGACCCGCAGCGCGACACGCCGG from the Deinococcus sp. NW-56 genome contains:
- a CDS encoding thymidine kinase, with translation MLKSPYHGGHLEVIVGPMFSGKSEELIRRVTRAVIARQRVAVFKPALDSRYHAAHVASHAGRSLEAVAVPGAAAIRAHLLGEGELLSDPALTLPDVVGIDEAQFFGPELGPLVLDLAGRGVRVILAGLDLDFRAEPFGCMPDLLARAESVEKLTAICTVCGAPATRSQRLIAGEPARYDDPVVLVGAQEAYEARCRVHHTVRPTGTPPAARSEGGVRGG
- a CDS encoding GGDEF domain-containing protein, encoding MTQPGSHPADPLAWDYTARTQRRMFGQLAWVGTLACLGTLAFQWPTPTPRDLIALPLLAALLLGLLFGVRRGWLRLIPAARAALLGLTLYFLVGLWPWPGSGGGHLSLLSESTYWFPVLYAGAFLLFAPREALRWSAVTYLLALAVCLYRLFWGPEARSVDLAASIMQFQIVGLIMILMQATFGAQRGQLLAARQAARQDPLTGLANRRAGEERLAELAHAGRPFTLVVFDLDHFKAVNDTHGHAVGDWVLQMTARLSRELLPPGGVATRWGGEEFLLILPPLEPGALRTLLDALRARLAREHVGGVRGVTASFGVAVSAPGEPPERVVSRADAAMYAAKARGRDGVQHAERSAVGGSTAGQDP
- a CDS encoding copper chaperone PCu(A)C, yielding MSRPTPLLLSLALAAVVIPAAAIRSQAGQPSSPVAHSTHVAPTSSSPSTGRLPLTVQGASVIAVPPGATETSAGMTLRNPGKTPVVLTSARSSAAGHVMLMTTRRDAQGRVGMSAVKSLTVPAGGQLALKPGGDHLMLMDLKRPLKPGERVPLVLVARDGRTLTVSATVRLP
- a CDS encoding SCO family protein; this encodes MTDSTPLPAAPRPRPWYLSALLAALAVALVLGGAWVYARVQSPFPYYGTAYTPPVAAASFRGTDQNGQPWTFTPGGSGRATALFFGFTHCPNICPLTLAYLERARQALPADQRDGVDVILVSVDPQRDTPGRLKAYVEYFGEATGVRVSEPALAEVARAYGVGYQKADVKGPDDYQINHTTATYLIDAGGKLRVLWDYTQLTDVERVTRDLTHVLENPLP
- a CDS encoding LacI family DNA-binding transcriptional regulator; translated protein: MVGLDVTRKPTIQDVARRAGVGVGTVSRVLNNHPSVRGATREGVLRAIADLDYTPNPHARRIAGGKSYTISVLLPVVTTEFYVRLLDGLESAFQAARYDVAIFPLLDRSRLERYLGSHTLAYQADGLVMATYNLTSLLAERRVRTGQPTVLVDAYAEGVDCAYMDNVTGGRLAGEYAAGLPGDLYAVWVETELDQLFTTRVFEDRRSGFLEALTAAGRPLCGEFTASFDPLAARTVAATLLDAAALPCTVFASADLLAGALLDEAHARGLKIGEDVRVIGFDDQPWAAGRDLTTLHQPVEAMGFEAAGLLLGRLGGYRGPARARRFEPRLVVRGSA